The genomic stretch CACCACTATCCAGGCCCGGGCACAATCCTCCAATGGCCAGGAAGACTGGAAGCAGGGCGCTTTCACCGTTGGGTATGAACGCCAGTTTGCCGGCCACCAGGTAAATGCCGCCGTCAATTACCAGCAGAGTGATTACAAAGGGGATGGTTTCTATTCCAGCATCTACCGATACCAAAATATCAGCGGCCGCGCCAATTACGTATACAGGAACCGTTATATCGGTGATATAGGCTTTTCTTATTTCGGTACCGATGCCTATGCATCCGGCAACCGCTGGGGATTTTATCCCGCAGTCTCTGCCGGCTGGATCATATCCAATGAGGACTTCCTGATGGACAACACTACTTTCAGCCTGCTGAAGCTCCGTGCCTCCGCCGGCGCTACCGGTTCGGCAGATGCCTCACAGGGCAGCCCGCAGGGACAGAATGGTCGTTACCTCTACCAGCAGTACTATGTAGCCTCCACCGGCTTTTATACCGGTGATGGCGCCGCCAACGGACAAACAGCGCTCAACCCGCTGTACGTGGCCAATCCAAACCTCTTTGCGGAAAAAAGTATGAAGTATAACGTAGGCGTGGATATCGGCCTGTTCAGCAAGCTGGACCTGACCGTAGATGTCTTCCTGGAAAAACGCAGTGATATCATTACCCGCGACAATACCATTCCCGGCAGCTATGGTAGTATCATTTATATCGCCAATATCGGCAAGCAGACCAATAAAGGATTTGAAGTGACCGCCGCCTACAATGACCGGGCAGGCAAGCTGCAGTATTCCTTATTCGGCACGGCTGCTTATAACAGGAACAAGATCGATTATATGGGTGAGCTGACGCCAGCCTATCCCTATAATGCAGAAACGGGACGCGCCTATGGAACCCCTATTGGACTGGTGGCTACCGGTTATTACCAGCTGAATGATTTCAATGCCGATGGCAACCTGAAAGCTGGTCTGCCCGCGCCTGCCTTTGGCAAGGTGCAGCCCGGGGATCTCCGCTATGAGGACCTGGATGATAACGGGATCGTGGATAATAACGACCGGACCGCCATCGGCAAATCCGGTTATCCCGAGCTCAGCTATTCGGTGGGCGCTACTGTAGCGTATGCAGGATTTGATCTTACCGCTTTCCTGCAGGGCAGCGCCGGTTTCAGCATCAATATCCTGAATGCCGGTAACCAGAACATCGCATTCGTGAACAATGGCAATGCTTATGCTATTGCCCGCGGCGCCTGGGCCTATTACCCGGAACAGGGGATCGACACCCGTGCTGCAGCTACCTATCCGCGACTGACCACCCAGGCCAACGATAATAACTATCGCCTGAGCAGTTTCTGGATGAAGAACCGGGATTACCTGCGCATCCGGAATATTGAGCTGGGCTATTCGCTGAATGCAAGGCTGCTCAACCGGACCGGCCTTACCAAACTCCGCCTCTATGTGAGTGCGCTCAATCCCGTTACCTGGAGCAACCTGCTG from Candidatus Pseudobacter hemicellulosilyticus encodes the following:
- a CDS encoding SusC/RagA family TonB-linked outer membrane protein, whose amino-acid sequence is MNTNNISRRCLLGLLLLTVFAGAQAQAPESDTVTVPQKAAVREPGRLITVPKLYSSAAVATVSGETLYGSHTPNLTNTLSGRLAGLTVLQNSGEPGNDEAMLGIRGISSYGYGGFSSYKIFVDGFETNRNYFRNLSAAEIESVSILKDAAALSTFGMRGANGVLWITTKRGRIGKPTVQVQARTGFQSAINIAKPLGSYEYASLYNQAVSNDKKSWSPSYTAEQLEAYRNGTGTDVSWYDEVLKRQGLQTDADVIFSGGDPTVRYNVVLNYANQRGLYNVDNTDTSSNQLFTRYNIRTNLDFTMFKIFEARVDLGGRIESRKMPNYWSFVDGAPSTSSLWNNLARYPSNIYPVRDEETGEWSGSTVYRDNPLASVTDLGWQSFKSRILQGNFELKEKLDMITPGLYAIQSFSFNSYSLTGYSKTSTYARFLNGTKTTTDQTTTIQARAQSSNGQEDWKQGAFTVGYERQFAGHQVNAAVNYQQSDYKGDGFYSSIYRYQNISGRANYVYRNRYIGDIGFSYFGTDAYASGNRWGFYPAVSAGWIISNEDFLMDNTTFSLLKLRASAGATGSADASQGSPQGQNGRYLYQQYYVASTGFYTGDGAANGQTALNPLYVANPNLFAEKSMKYNVGVDIGLFSKLDLTVDVFLEKRSDIITRDNTIPGSYGSIIYIANIGKQTNKGFEVTAAYNDRAGKLQYSLFGTAAYNRNKIDYMGELTPAYPYNAETGRAYGTPIGLVATGYYQLNDFNADGNLKAGLPAPAFGKVQPGDLRYEDLDDNGIVDNNDRTAIGKSGYPELSYSVGATVAYAGFDLTAFLQGSAGFSINILNAGNQNIAFVNNGNAYAIARGAWAYYPEQGIDTRAAATYPRLTTQANDNNYRLSSFWMKNRDYLRIRNIELGYSLNARLLNRTGLTKLRLYVSALNPVTWSNLLKDYDMDPEVISGYPALKSFSTGISLTF